Part of the Vibrio penaeicida genome is shown below.
AGTCGTGCGCACCCGCTAGGTTGGCCGCATATTTTATTTGCTCGAAGGTGAGATGAGGGTTCGCGAAGCTAATGTTTTTATAGATAGTGTCACTGAACAGCACGTTTTCTTGAAGCACCACACCAAGGTGTTTTCTTAAAGAATGAGCGTTGATTGAGTTTAGAGGGTTACTGTCAATGCTAATGGTGCCGGAATTCGGCTCATAGAGACCTTGTATCAGTTTGGCTAGAGTGCTTTTTCCAGAGCCTGAACGACCAACCAGACCAATGATTTCCCCAGGTTTAACAGACAAGTTGATATTGTTTAAGGAATAAGGGTGTCCAGGTTTGTATTGAAAACTTAGCTTGCTAATGTCCAGCCGGCCTTCTACGTCTGCCAACCAGTGTTTTTGTGTTTGAAGAGTATCGCTGGGGTGATTGAGAATATCCCCGAGTCGACGTACAGAAACCCGCATTTGTTGAAGTTCTTGCCAAAGTTGAGAAAGGCGGATCATTGGCGCACTGAAGGCAGCAGCAAGCATGTTAAATGCGACAAGCTGACCAATAGAAAGATCGGATTGCATCACAGCTTTCGCACCAAAAAAGAGGACAAATAAGGTGATCAACTTCGAAATCAGATTCACTGATTCAACACCAATGTTGACCCACCATGTTACGTCGAACCTCGAACGCACATAGGCAGCTAAAATACCTTGCCATTGGTATCGCATTTGGGGCTCAACTGCCATGGCTCTTAATGTTTCCACACCAGCAACGGTTTCAACCAAGAATCCATTGCTTTGAGCGCTGGTTTCAAATTGTTTCCCGTACAATTTGAACAGTTTGGGAAGAATTAAAAAGCAAACAGCGAGATACAATGGGATAGAGAGCCCAACGATTCCAGCCAGCGTTTGGCTATAGAGAAACATCACCACGAGCAAGAATGCGGAGAGCATAAGGTCAATCAACGCAGTGAAAGTGGCACCGTTAAGGAATATCCGGATGCGCTCTACCTCATTCATTCTAGCGGTGATTTGCCCAACCGAGCGCTCGGAAAAGAACCGATAAGGGAGATCCATCAACTTATCAAACAGCTTTGCCCCCAGCTCTGCGTCGATACGAGATGTTGTGTGAGCAAGCAAGTAACGTTTGACGAGTTCTAAAATGGTCTCCATGCAAAGTACAAGTCCAACTCCTAACGTGAGCATGACCAGCGTTGACATACTTTGGTGCACGACGACTTTATCGATGACCGTCTGAATAAATAGAGGGATCACCAAAATGCAAATTTGAAGTACTAAGGCGGTTAACAGAATCTGGCTGATTGAGTGACGAAACCGCAGAAAAGCTTGAACAAACCAAGCCCCTCCAAAGGTTTCTTTTTCCGCTAAATGTTCGTCCATGCGCAGAAACGTGATCACAGTGCCAGCTGCGAGATTCTTAAAGGTGTGAATATCAATAGAAAGCGGTTTGCGATCATCTCCCAATATTTCGACGTGAGCGCTGTCTGCACTCAGAAGAATGTACCAGTTACCTGCTTTATCCTGTACAAGAGCCGGACAAGGAAGACTATTGGTCGCATTGAAATCGATTTTCTGAGTTTGGGTGTCTAACCCTAATTTTTTGGCAACCACGCGAATAGCATGACTGTCAGCACTTTCAAGAGGGTATTCGTGGGAGATCGCGTTGGCATCAACAGGTTTATTGTGATACTGCGCGATCCACGCCAAGCTTTGGTAAGCCCTTTCTTTTACTTCAAGTACACTCATACATCCGATACCAGTAGACTTTGTATTTCATCAACCAAAATTGAACAGGATTGTTGCCAATCTTTTGCGGCTTCACGAGCCTCAATGCGCATTTGTTCTCTTAGCAGTTGGTCACTTTTTAAGGTGAGAATGGCAATTTGAAGCGCTTCAGGGTTAGTTAGATCAAACTGATAACCTTGAATCGAGTGATCGAATTGCTCCGCGTTTCCTCCTTTGTTCGTAGTGATGACCGGTAGCCCACAAGACATGGCTTCCGCGACGGTCAGACCAAATGCCTCAAAGTCACAAGCCGTTACGAAGACATCAGCGTTTTGGTAGGCGGCTAGAAGAGCTTCTCCGTGCAGCTCACCATGGACGTTCACGTAATCAGGTGCATGTTCCTCCAATTGTTGATATAGCGGACCCTCTCCAACGAAGTGCCAAGCAATATCCGTATGACCTTGCGCATTGAGCTGAATCGCAGTTTCAAACAAGAGTTCGACGTTCTTCTCTTGTGCGATTCTTCCCACATAAAGAACATTCAAGACCGAGCGAGTACGTTCAGTTGGACGCGGGCAATAAAAAGCTTTATCCACGCCTAAGAATGGCACCACCTTGGCTTTACGCGATAACTCGTATCGATCAAACACGTATTGAGTAGGAATAAAGGTGCTGTCGTAATCGTCATAGATATCCCGTTTTACGGCTTCGGCTTGTAACGCTGAGATCTGCATTCCGTAACTTCGATA
Proteins encoded:
- a CDS encoding peptidase domain-containing ABC transporter — protein: MSVLEVKERAYQSLAWIAQYHNKPVDANAISHEYPLESADSHAIRVVAKKLGLDTQTQKIDFNATNSLPCPALVQDKAGNWYILLSADSAHVEILGDDRKPLSIDIHTFKNLAAGTVITFLRMDEHLAEKETFGGAWFVQAFLRFRHSISQILLTALVLQICILVIPLFIQTVIDKVVVHQSMSTLVMLTLGVGLVLCMETILELVKRYLLAHTTSRIDAELGAKLFDKLMDLPYRFFSERSVGQITARMNEVERIRIFLNGATFTALIDLMLSAFLLVVMFLYSQTLAGIVGLSIPLYLAVCFLILPKLFKLYGKQFETSAQSNGFLVETVAGVETLRAMAVEPQMRYQWQGILAAYVRSRFDVTWWVNIGVESVNLISKLITLFVLFFGAKAVMQSDLSIGQLVAFNMLAAAFSAPMIRLSQLWQELQQMRVSVRRLGDILNHPSDTLQTQKHWLADVEGRLDISKLSFQYKPGHPYSLNNINLSVKPGEIIGLVGRSGSGKSTLAKLIQGLYEPNSGTISIDSNPLNSINAHSLRKHLGVVLQENVLFSDTIYKNISFANPHLTFEQIKYAANLAGAHDFISQMPEGYQTRLEERGSNLSGGQRQRIAIARAIVNEPKILILDEATSALDYESEKKLQHNLKSICANKTVIIVAHRLSTVRHADRIVVMDAGEIKEEGTHEQLIEKQGLYADLYQQSQ
- a CDS encoding glycosyltransferase family 4 protein — protein: MKYLIYTLFYYPETNGVSRCVDYRCHYLRENNESVTLVMPDYPELSSCSQVQSLKEAGVEIVTVPVAERTENDDSWFANHDGLKVVDAILAEQEFDVFIVDEPMMLFMVSGFRLAMLKHLTSIQKTVAVCHGCLPDLYRSYGMQISALQAEAVKRDIYDDYDSTFIPTQYVFDRYELSRKAKVVPFLGVDKAFYCPRPTERTRSVLNVLYVGRIAQEKNVELLFETAIQLNAQGHTDIAWHFVGEGPLYQQLEEHAPDYVNVHGELHGEALLAAYQNADVFVTACDFEAFGLTVAEAMSCGLPVITTNKGGNAEQFDHSIQGYQFDLTNPEALQIAILTLKSDQLLREQMRIEAREAAKDWQQSCSILVDEIQSLLVSDV